From the genome of Mustela lutreola isolate mMusLut2 chromosome 16, mMusLut2.pri, whole genome shotgun sequence, one region includes:
- the ATXN1L gene encoding ataxin-1-like, translating into MKPVHERSQECLPPKKRDLPVTSEDMGRTTSCSTNHTPSSDASEWSRGVVVAGQSQAGARVSLGGDGAEAITGLTVDQYGMLYKVAVPPATFSPTGLPSVVNMSPLPPTFNVASSLIQHPGIHYPPIHYAQLPSTSLQFIGSPYSLPYAVPPNFLPGPLLSPSANLATSHLPHFVPYASLLAEGATPPPQASSPAHSFSKAPSATSPPGQLPHHSSTQPLDLAPGRMPIYYQMSRLPAGYTLHETPPAGASPLLTPQEGQSALEAAAANGQRQRERNLVRRESEALDSPNSKSEGQGLMPVVECVVDGQLFSGSQTARVEVAVPTHRGTPDTDLEVQRVVGALASQDYRVATAQRKDEPSPLNLSHHTPDHQGEGRGSARNPAEMAEKNQARGFYPQSHQEPVKHRPLPKAMVVANGNLVPTGTDPGLLPVGSEILVASSLDMQARATFPDKEPTPPPITSSHLPSHFMKGAIIQLATGELKRVEDLQTQDFVRSAEVSGGLKIDSSTVVDIQESQWPGFVMLHFVVGEQQSKVSIEVPPEHPFFVYGQGWSSCSPGRTAQLFSLPCHRLQVGDVCISISLQSLNSNSVSQASCAPPGQLGPPRERPERTVLGPREQCDSEGKSQPPGEGPQMVEPSQPEPGAQACWPAPSFQRYSMQGEEARAALLRPSFIPQEVKLSIEGRSNAGK; encoded by the coding sequence ATGAAACCTGTTCATGAGAGGAGTCAGGAATGCCTTCCACCAAAGAAACGAGACCTCCCCGTGACCAGCGAGGATATGGGGAGAACTACCAGCTGCTCAACTAACCACACACCCTCCAGTGATGCCTCTGAGTGGTCCCGAGGGGTTGTGGTGGCCGGGCAGAGCCAGGCAGGAGCCAGAGTCAGTCTGGGGGGTGATGGAGCTGAGGCCATCACTGGTCTGACGGTGGACCAGTATGGTATGCTGTATAAGGTGGCTGTGCCACCTGCTACCTTCTCCCCAACTGGTCTCCCATCTGTGGTGAACATGAGCCCCTTGCCCCCCACATTTAATGTAGCGTCTTCACTGATTCAACATCCAGGAATCCATTATCCCCCAATCCACTATGCTCAGCTCCCGTCCACCTCTCTGCAGTTCATCGGGTCTCCTTATAGCCTTCCCTATGCTGTGCCACCTAATTTCCTCCCgggccccctcctctctccttctgccaacCTCGCCACTTCTCACCTTCCACACTTTGTGCCATATGCCTCACTCCTGGCAGAAGGAGCCACTCCGCCTCCCCAGGCTTCATCCCCAGCCCACTCATTCAGCAAAGCCCCTTCTGCCACCTCCCCACCTGGGCAGTTGCCACATCACTCGAGTACTCAGCCACTGGACCTTGCTCCAGGCCGGATGCCCATTTATTATCAGATGTCCAGGCTACCTGCTGGGTACACTTTGCATGAAACCCCTCCAGCAGGTGCCAGCCCACTTCTTACCCCTCAGGAGGGCCAGTCTGCTCTGGAAGCAGCCGCTGCCAACGGACAGAGACAGCGAGAACGAAATTTAGTAAGACGGGAAAGTGAAGCCCTCGACTCCCCCAACAGCAAGAGTGAAGGCCAGGGACTGATGCCAGTGGTAGAATGTGTGGTGGATGGACAGTTGTTTTCAGGTTCTCAGACTGCACGGGTGGAGGTGGCAGTGCCGACACACCGAGGGACCCCAGACACCGACCTCGAGGTCCAGCGGGTGGTTGGCGCTTTAGCTTCTCAGGACTATCGTGTGGCGACAGCTCAGAGGAAGGATGAGCCCAGCCCCCTCAACTTGTCACATCATACCCCTGACCATCAGGGTGAGGGGCGAGGGTCAGCCAGGAACCCAGCAGAGATGGCCGAGAAAAATCAGGCCCGAGGGTTCTACCCTCAATCCCATCAGGAACCGGTGAAACATAGACCTTTACCCAAAGCAATGGTTGTAGCCAATGGCAACCTGGTGCCCACTGGAACTGACCCAGGTCTGCTGCCCGTGGGCTCGGAGATCCTGGTGGCATCAAGTTTGGACATGCAGGCCAGAGCCACCTTCCCAGATAAGGAGCCAACGCCACCCCCCATTAcctcctcccacttgccctcccaTTTCATGAAAGGCGCCATCATCCAGCTGGCTACAGGGGAGCTGAAGCGGGTGGAGGACCTCCAGACCCAGGACTTTGTGCGCAGTGCCGAAGTGAGCGGGGGTCTGAAGATTGACTCTAGCACGGTCGTGGACATTCAGGAGAGCCAGTGGCCTGGATTTGTCATGCTGCATTTCGTGGTTGGTGAGCAGCAGAGCAAAGTGAGCATCGAGGTGCCCCCCGAGCACCCCTTCTTTGTGTATGGCCAGGGCTGGTCGTCCTGCAGCCCTGGGCGGACTGCACAGCTCTTCTCTTTGCCCTGCCATCGGCTGCAGGTGGGAGATGTCTGCATCTCTATCAGTTTACAGAGCTTGAACAGTAACTCAGTTTCTCAGGCTAGCTGTGCTCCCCCAGGCCAGCTGGGTCCCCCCCGAGAAAGGCCTGAGAGGACAGTCTTGGGACCCAGAGAGCAATGTGACAGTGAGGGGAAGAGCCAGCCGCCAGGTGAGGGCCCCCAAATGGTAGAGCCCTCACAGCCGGAGCCTGGTGCTCAGGCCTGCTGGCCAGCCCCAAGCTTCCAAAGATACAGCATGCAAGGGGAGGAGGCACGGGCTGCGCTGCTCCGTCCCTCTTTCATTCCGCAGGAGGTAAAGCTGTCCATCGAAGGGCGTTCCAATGCAGGAAAATGA